In one window of Synechococcus sp. PCC 7335 DNA:
- a CDS encoding serine hydrolase, giving the protein MTVTTYSEHTITKAAETTVSTATIENIETYVEQEIARAGLPGGAFAIVAGDEVLVAKGVGIADRATQEPVTSETAYAIGSVAKSFTSTAILQLRDSGLLDLDDPVQQYLPWFQVADKAASAQITIRQLLTHTSGLPGSSHGVVWQDRQRIRPSLEQGVRALKDVHLSSAPGTQFEYANMGYSILGMVVEAVSNQSYDSYLQTQILEPLQMTNSATQLDRVARLDVATPYDTLFGFSVKASPPEKTMGSYLGPAGGTLHSTAADMARYVMVHLGTLPLPNLSETSLTEAHFGDRKIGQNTFYGFAWSSMEVDGVPLIAHNGNTNGSSSAIFLLPEQNIGGILIIGAGTSGLQDQIGLGIVKQLLNQPLERATTYDLWKRISKALLGISIISLLLLIGLGWTIRRQRFRASSRLWILVSRALFFSVLSGLSWWLAVGILPGLFQLPQPFGIYGWSVDLFIGVGLLLLSTTSWAVYSTVVTFRRTKPASVSSQN; this is encoded by the coding sequence ATGACCGTTACCACTTACAGCGAGCACACCATTACGAAGGCCGCTGAGACAACCGTCTCAACTGCAACTATTGAGAATATAGAAACCTATGTAGAGCAAGAGATCGCGCGTGCAGGACTTCCCGGCGGCGCGTTTGCTATCGTAGCTGGAGACGAAGTACTGGTTGCAAAAGGCGTTGGTATTGCAGACCGCGCGACGCAAGAGCCAGTTACATCAGAGACCGCCTACGCCATCGGTTCTGTCGCCAAGAGTTTTACGTCTACAGCGATTTTGCAGCTTCGAGATAGTGGCTTGCTAGATCTAGATGACCCTGTACAACAGTATCTTCCCTGGTTTCAAGTAGCTGATAAAGCAGCAAGCGCTCAGATTACTATCCGCCAATTATTGACTCATACAAGCGGACTGCCCGGCAGTTCCCACGGTGTCGTCTGGCAGGACCGTCAACGCATTCGCCCTTCTCTTGAACAGGGTGTACGAGCCCTAAAGGATGTTCATTTATCGAGCGCACCTGGCACTCAATTCGAGTATGCCAATATGGGCTACAGCATCTTAGGTATGGTGGTAGAAGCCGTTTCCAATCAATCCTATGACAGTTACTTGCAGACTCAGATATTAGAGCCTTTGCAGATGACCAACAGCGCCACTCAGCTAGATCGGGTGGCGAGGTTAGACGTTGCGACTCCTTACGATACCTTGTTTGGGTTCTCGGTCAAGGCATCACCGCCGGAAAAAACAATGGGAAGCTATCTTGGGCCTGCTGGAGGAACGCTGCACTCAACTGCCGCAGATATGGCCCGCTATGTAATGGTTCATCTTGGCACGCTACCCTTACCCAATCTTTCAGAAACGTCCTTAACCGAAGCGCACTTTGGTGATAGGAAGATAGGTCAGAACACCTTCTATGGCTTTGCTTGGAGCAGTATGGAAGTGGATGGCGTTCCACTGATCGCACACAACGGGAACACAAACGGCTCTTCTTCGGCCATCTTCTTGCTGCCTGAACAGAATATAGGAGGCATCTTGATAATCGGCGCAGGTACTTCTGGCTTACAAGACCAAATTGGGTTAGGCATCGTTAAACAGCTATTAAATCAACCATTAGAAAGGGCAACAACCTACGATCTTTGGAAGCGAATTAGCAAAGCACTCTTAGGCATTAGTATTATCTCTCTTCTGCTACTGATCGGACTAGGATGGACAATTCGACGCCAGCGGTTTCGTGCTTCATCACGCCTTTGGATTCTAGTAAGTAGAGCTTTGTTCTTTTCCGTTCTCTCAGGGTTAAGCTGGTGGTTAGCAGTAGGGATATTGCCCGGCCTCTTTCAACTTCCACAACCTTTTGGTATCTATGGCTGGTCCGTTGATCTATTTATTGGTGTTGGACTACTGCTTTTGAGTACTACTTCTTGGGCTGTCTACAGTACGGTTGTAACTTTTCGCAGAACAAAGCCAGCTAGTGTCTCAAGTCAGAATTGA
- a CDS encoding MATE family efflux transporter, whose protein sequence is MTDSSLPSQSFFTELRAFSQLAIPLASAQVAQVATGFVDTVMMGHLGTQTLAAGAIASITFFALMVTASGVVMGVTPLTAEAHGSGSRKRIEQITRQGLWLSLLLAIPGMLLISHLDTAMRQLGQTEATVSLATAYLDIILWGLFPALGFAMLRGVVSALSNARVIMVIVVIGTVFNIFANYVLGFGKLGFPKLELAGLAIGSALTFWGMFAALVIYLLNHQQFKTYRFFQALHKPRLQTLYKLLKLGVPIGVFYALEIGVYTVISYLIGALGTDDLAAYQIVFQTTNLIFMVPLGMSFAATARVGQWVGRKSVSGIRKAGFVSILAGASWTLLVAATLLLFPLWVVGLYIDRYDPANQTTVVLAVSMMRVSAVAHLFDGIQKIAYGGLQGLQDTQIPMVLSFVAYWCIGLTSGYWLAYKQGMGAVGFWIGLLIAVVIAAVVFIWRFQVLTSKQFESRLLS, encoded by the coding sequence ATGACAGACTCATCCCTACCTAGCCAAAGCTTTTTCACTGAGCTAAGAGCCTTCTCACAATTAGCCATTCCACTAGCGAGCGCTCAGGTGGCTCAAGTGGCGACGGGTTTCGTAGATACCGTCATGATGGGACATCTAGGTACACAGACTCTGGCTGCTGGCGCGATCGCCTCTATCACATTCTTCGCGCTGATGGTAACTGCAAGTGGCGTTGTGATGGGCGTTACGCCTCTGACGGCGGAGGCACATGGCTCGGGCAGCCGAAAGAGAATTGAGCAGATTACTCGACAAGGGCTGTGGCTGTCTTTGCTGCTAGCGATTCCCGGCATGTTGCTTATCTCTCATCTCGATACGGCCATGCGTCAGCTAGGTCAAACCGAAGCGACTGTCAGTTTAGCGACTGCTTATCTCGACATTATTCTATGGGGACTGTTTCCAGCGCTGGGGTTTGCGATGCTAAGGGGGGTGGTTTCAGCATTATCTAACGCACGCGTGATCATGGTGATTGTTGTCATAGGAACTGTCTTCAATATCTTTGCAAACTATGTTCTGGGCTTCGGAAAGCTTGGGTTTCCAAAGCTAGAACTAGCAGGCCTTGCGATAGGCAGTGCATTGACTTTTTGGGGAATGTTCGCAGCGTTAGTGATCTATCTGCTGAACCATCAGCAGTTCAAAACATATAGGTTCTTTCAAGCTTTACACAAACCCAGGCTACAGACGTTGTACAAGTTGCTGAAGCTTGGTGTACCTATCGGGGTGTTCTATGCGCTGGAGATTGGCGTTTACACCGTTATTAGCTATCTGATAGGTGCTTTGGGAACAGACGACTTGGCAGCCTACCAGATCGTATTTCAGACAACCAACTTGATCTTCATGGTGCCTTTAGGAATGTCGTTTGCGGCTACCGCTCGGGTTGGTCAATGGGTCGGGCGCAAAAGCGTATCAGGCATACGCAAAGCTGGCTTTGTCAGCATCTTGGCAGGGGCTAGCTGGACATTGCTGGTGGCCGCTACGCTTCTACTCTTTCCGCTATGGGTTGTTGGCTTATACATCGATAGATACGATCCGGCTAATCAAACTACTGTAGTGTTGGCCGTTTCAATGATGCGAGTATCGGCGGTCGCTCACCTATTCGATGGCATACAGAAGATTGCCTATGGTGGACTACAAGGCTTACAAGATACTCAGATTCCGATGGTACTTAGCTTCGTTGCTTACTGGTGTATCGGCCTAACAAGCGGATACTGGTTGGCATACAAACAAGGAATGGGCGCAGTTGGTTTTTGGATAGGTCTACTGATTGCTGTGGTGATCGCAGCCGTCGTATTCATCTGGCGCTTTCAAGTTCTTACCTCAAAACAGTTCGAGTCAAGACTACTGAGTTAG
- a CDS encoding HNH endonuclease: MKVKDLTPSRQKLAKRQKFKCPNCGESLLNGDSLHVHHKTPRSKGGKDCFSNWLLLHKVCHQQRHASRLKQRLGSA; encoded by the coding sequence ATGAAAGTCAAAGACCTTACTCCTAGTAGACAGAAGCTAGCCAAGCGGCAGAAGTTCAAATGTCCAAACTGTGGCGAATCTCTACTCAATGGAGATTCTCTACATGTCCACCACAAGACTCCACGGTCGAAGGGCGGCAAGGATTGCTTCAGCAACTGGCTACTGCTGCACAAAGTCTGTCACCAACAACGTCACGCTTCTCGACTAAAACAACGGTTAGGTTCTGCTTGA
- a CDS encoding reverse transcriptase N-terminal domain-containing protein → MQTQASLVNRPTTPTEWRSVNWRKANRRVRNLRHRIFRATTEGDYRKVRSLQKLMLRSYANRLLSVRKVT, encoded by the coding sequence ATGCAAACTCAAGCGAGTTTAGTAAACCGACCAACGACACCCACTGAATGGCGCAGCGTCAACTGGCGCAAAGCTAATCGGAGAGTGAGAAACCTACGTCATCGAATCTTTCGGGCGACAACCGAGGGCGACTACAGAAAAGTTCGCTCGTTGCAGAAGCTGATGCTGCGCAGCTATGCCAACCGCTTACTGAGCGTGCGGAAAGTAACGTAG
- a CDS encoding recombinase family protein — translation MKIGYARVSTADQNIELQTDALKEAGCEKIFSDHGVSGAKAERPGLEKALDHIRKKDVLVIWKLDRLGRSLSDLLSIVKDLKERGANFASIQDGFDTSTASGKMVFSVIGAMAEYERNLIRERTMAGLKAARARGRMGGRPKALDKSQVKVAIALAEAGELTINEICKQIGCSRSTYYRQVAPQLKATQI, via the coding sequence ATGAAGATCGGCTATGCCAGAGTTTCGACGGCTGACCAGAATATAGAGTTGCAAACGGACGCTTTGAAAGAAGCTGGCTGCGAGAAGATTTTTAGCGATCACGGAGTGAGTGGCGCGAAGGCTGAGCGGCCAGGATTAGAAAAAGCGCTTGACCACATCCGCAAAAAAGATGTGCTGGTGATCTGGAAGCTTGACCGCCTAGGCCGCTCGCTGAGCGATCTGCTGAGCATCGTTAAGGATTTGAAGGAGCGAGGTGCGAACTTTGCCAGCATTCAGGATGGCTTCGATACCTCTACCGCGTCAGGAAAGATGGTTTTCTCTGTGATCGGGGCGATGGCTGAATATGAGCGAAACCTGATTCGCGAGCGGACGATGGCAGGTTTGAAGGCAGCTCGTGCTCGTGGCCGGATGGGTGGACGTCCGAAGGCTCTGGATAAGAGCCAGGTGAAGGTGGCGATCGCACTGGCTGAAGCCGGTGAACTGACAATTAATGAGATCTGTAAGCAGATAGGGTGTAGCCGCTCTACTTACTATCGGCAGGTTGCACCACAGCTTAAAGCTACACAAATATAG
- a CDS encoding nuclear transport factor 2 family protein → MAIDRISEEQTILTMDRAFLEAFLNRDVAVVERDLPDDFIAIFPNGVVADKQTELNNVANAKVKSYSIDEVELHWYSDTVAVVHFLMTLTMTGMREKKVRDLHVYLKRDEKWQMITGQVTPVL, encoded by the coding sequence ATGGCAATCGACAGAATTAGCGAAGAGCAAACTATCCTAACTATGGATAGAGCCTTCCTAGAAGCTTTTTTGAATCGGGATGTAGCTGTCGTCGAACGCGACTTACCCGATGACTTCATTGCTATCTTTCCGAACGGTGTGGTTGCAGATAAGCAAACTGAACTGAACAACGTTGCCAACGCAAAAGTTAAGTCGTATTCAATCGACGAAGTTGAACTTCACTGGTATTCAGACACTGTTGCTGTAGTTCACTTCCTAATGACGCTGACCATGACTGGAATGAGGGAGAAAAAGGTGAGAGATTTACACGTTTATCTCAAACGCGATGAAAAGTGGCAAATGATTACGGGCCAAGTAACGCCTGTCCTGTAG
- a CDS encoding serine hydrolase, producing the protein MVEFNNISNDSVSLAQKLEIYLQAHLDNNHFMGSVLVSYQGKVLLSEGYGMANLEHNVPNLPSTKFRIASISKQFTAAAILQLQEQKLLDINDSLATYLPKYPRGEQIIVRQLLNHTSGISNYTSFEDYESKKSVEIELDKLIDWFKDRPLDFTPGERFSYSNSGYIVLTKIIETVSGLSYKDYLEQHIFALLGMNDSGCDSTRTVLFNRAAGYLFTGESYVHADSLDISIMSGAGALYSTVEDLYKWSRTFDTNIILNQASRDAMFAPTVEVLTGEESNNFYYGYGLRIDTEHNRNRIAHDGGIDGFLTHFARYPDERVTVIVLSNLQTASIPKITQDLAAIIFDEPYEFPKKREAINLAPAILERYAGQYKFKPSPYLSSEDSELFFTVTTDLQRIFIQVTGREKDEIFPESPTEFFLKAVDAQLTFITNDEGESQLIIYQHGRDKVLNKID; encoded by the coding sequence ATGGTCGAATTCAACAACATCTCCAACGATTCAGTTTCGCTTGCTCAAAAGCTAGAAATATACTTACAGGCACATTTAGACAATAATCACTTCATGGGTTCGGTGTTAGTTAGTTATCAGGGAAAAGTGTTACTAAGCGAAGGATATGGGATGGCAAATTTAGAACATAACGTTCCAAATTTGCCATCCACTAAATTTCGGATAGCTTCTATAAGTAAACAATTCACTGCCGCAGCAATTCTTCAACTTCAAGAACAGAAATTACTAGATATAAATGATTCTTTAGCCACCTATTTACCCAAATATCCTAGAGGCGAACAAATTATCGTTCGTCAATTACTAAACCACACATCAGGTATTTCTAACTACACCAGTTTTGAAGACTATGAGTCAAAAAAATCAGTTGAGATAGAACTTGACAAACTAATAGATTGGTTTAAGGATCGCCCCTTGGACTTCACTCCAGGAGAACGTTTTAGTTATAGTAATTCTGGCTATATAGTTTTAACCAAAATAATAGAAACTGTCTCCGGTCTTTCTTATAAAGATTACCTGGAACAGCATATTTTTGCGCTTCTAGGTATGAATGATTCTGGTTGTGACAGCACTAGAACTGTTTTGTTTAACCGCGCTGCTGGTTACCTCTTTACTGGTGAATCATATGTTCATGCTGATTCTCTTGATATATCTATAATGTCAGGAGCTGGCGCGCTTTATTCTACCGTAGAAGATCTCTATAAATGGTCAAGAACATTCGACACCAATATTATATTGAACCAGGCTTCCAGAGACGCTATGTTTGCCCCTACAGTCGAAGTTCTAACTGGTGAAGAAAGCAATAATTTTTATTACGGTTATGGTTTAAGGATAGACACCGAACATAACCGCAATCGTATCGCTCATGACGGAGGCATTGACGGCTTTTTAACCCACTTCGCCAGATATCCTGATGAACGAGTGACAGTTATTGTTTTAAGTAATCTTCAAACCGCCTCAATCCCAAAGATAACACAAGATTTAGCTGCTATTATCTTTGACGAACCTTACGAGTTTCCGAAAAAAAGAGAAGCGATCAATCTCGCTCCCGCTATCTTAGAGAGATATGCCGGACAGTATAAGTTCAAACCTTCTCCATACCTATCATCAGAAGATAGCGAACTCTTTTTCACGGTCACAACTGACTTACAACGTATATTTATTCAAGTGACAGGACGAGAAAAAGATGAGATCTTTCCGGAGTCGCCAACTGAGTTTTTTCTCAAAGCAGTGGATGCTCAACTAACTTTTATAACTAACGATGAAGGTGAATCTCAGTTGATCATCTATCAGCACGGTAGAGATAAGGTACTGAATAAAATTGATTAA
- a CDS encoding helix-turn-helix domain-containing protein — MMSEHSDVSIQNSDLPLASSQGLGWADIVVEEYRQPPSAMKMPPEADPVIVMSLSSQPHRIHQTMGGRYYTGLYRRGDLCITPSGFSSGYRAEDDDHYLYVQVSSIFLQRISEEISETGTGKVELLPNFQTRDPQVESLLGLLHAEVHRNGQMGQLYSESLANALAVSFLRNHASTQPQVAQYESGLGDRKLLLVTRYIADALEQDIKLADLAQLVGVSQSHFSRQFKKSMGLTPYQYLLQQRIERAKQLLKQTQQSLVDIALVCGFDSHSHFSRQFRKATGMTPSAYRTG; from the coding sequence ATGATGTCGGAGCATAGCGACGTTAGCATTCAGAATTCAGATTTGCCACTGGCTTCCAGTCAAGGACTAGGATGGGCAGATATTGTTGTAGAGGAGTACCGACAACCTCCTAGCGCAATGAAGATGCCGCCCGAGGCTGACCCGGTCATTGTCATGAGCCTATCCTCGCAACCCCATCGTATTCATCAGACGATGGGTGGTCGCTACTACACTGGACTATATCGTCGAGGTGACCTGTGTATTACGCCTAGCGGGTTCTCTAGCGGCTACCGTGCTGAAGATGACGATCACTATCTCTACGTACAAGTTTCATCCATATTCCTACAGAGAATATCAGAAGAAATCTCTGAGACTGGTACAGGAAAGGTAGAACTGCTACCTAACTTTCAGACCCGCGATCCTCAAGTAGAGAGTCTACTAGGGTTGCTTCATGCCGAAGTACATCGCAACGGGCAGATGGGTCAGCTATATAGCGAGTCGTTGGCAAATGCTTTAGCTGTCAGTTTTCTGCGAAACCATGCGTCAACTCAACCTCAGGTAGCTCAATATGAAAGCGGCCTGGGCGATCGCAAGTTGCTTCTAGTCACGCGCTACATTGCAGATGCCTTAGAGCAAGACATCAAGCTAGCTGACCTTGCACAGTTGGTAGGAGTGAGTCAATCTCACTTCAGTCGGCAGTTCAAAAAGTCGATGGGACTAACGCCTTATCAGTATCTCTTACAGCAACGGATAGAACGAGCTAAACAGTTACTAAAGCAAACGCAGCAATCTCTCGTCGATATCGCTTTGGTCTGTGGATTTGATAGTCATAGCCACTTCAGCAGGCAATTTCGAAAGGCAACTGGAATGACACCTAGCGCTTATCGAACTGGATGA